From one Neovison vison isolate M4711 chromosome 1, ASM_NN_V1, whole genome shotgun sequence genomic stretch:
- the LOC122890699 gene encoding probable UDP-sugar transporter protein SLC35A4: protein MSVEDGGTPGLGRPRQARWTLMLLLSTAMYGAHAPLLALCHVNGRVPFRPSSAVLLTELTKLLLCAFSLLVGWQAWPQGAPPWRQAAPFALSALLYGANNNLVIYLQRYMDPSTYQVLSNLKIGSTALFYCLCLRHRLSARQGLALLLLMAAGACYAAGGLQDPGNTLPGTPSAAAAGPMPLHVTPLGLLLLILYCLISGLSSVYTELLMKRQRLPLALQNLFLYTFGVLLNLGLHAGGGPGPGLLEGFSGWAALVVLSQALNGLLMSAVMKHGSSITRLFVVSCSLVVNAVLSAALLRLQLTAAFFLATLLIGLAVRLYYGSH from the coding sequence ATGAGTGTAGAGGACGGGGGTACACCAGGCCTGGGCCGTCCCAGGCAGGCCCGCTGGACCCTGATGCTACTCCTGTCCACTGCCATGTACGGTGCTCATGCCCCATTACTGGCGCTGTGCCATGTGAACGGCAGAGTACCCTTTCGGCCCTCCTCGGCTGTGCTGCTGACCGAGCTGACGAAGCTACTATTGTGCGCCTTCTCCCTCTTGGTGGGCTGGCAAGCATGGCCCCAGGGGGCCCCACCATGGCGCCAGGCTGCCCCCTTTGCACTATCAGCCCTACTCTACGGCGCTAACAACAACCTGGTGATCTATCTTCAACGTTACATGGACCCCAGCACCTACCAGGTGCTGAGCAATCTCAAGATTGGAAGCACGGCCCTGTTCTACTGCCTCTGTCTCCGGCACCGCCTCTCTGCCCGGCAGGGCTTAGcactgctgctgctgatggcagCGGGGGCCTGCTATGCAGCTGGTGgccttcaggaccctgggaacacacTTCCTGGAACACCTTCAGCAGCTGCTGCTGGCCCCATGCCCCTACATGTCACTCCACTGGGACTGCTGCTTCTCATCTTGTACTGCCTCATCTCAGGCCTGTCGTCCGTGTACACAGAACTGCTTATGAAGCGACAGCGGCTGCCCCTCGCCCTTCAGAACCTCTTCCTCTATACTTTCGGTGTGCTCCTGAACCTAGGTCTGCATGCAGGTGGTGGCCCCGGCCCGGGCCTCCTGGAGGGCTTCTCCGGATGGGCAGCGCTGGTGGTGCTGAGCCAGGCACTGAATGGACTGCTCATGTCAGCTGTCATGAAGCACGGCAGCAGCATCACACGCCTGTTCGTTGTGTCCTGCTCCCTGGTGGTCAATGCTGTGCTCTCAGCAGCCCTATTGCGGCTGCAGCTCACGGCTGCCTTCTTCCTGGCCACGCTGCTCATTGGTCTGGCTGTGCGCCTCTATTATGGCAGTCACTAG
- the LOC122890731 gene encoding SLC35A4 upstream open reading frame protein has product MADDKDSLPKLKDLAFLKNQLERLQQRVEDEVSSGVSQDGSLMSSPFLKGFLAGYVVAKLRASAVLGFAVGTCTGIYAAQAYAVPNVEKTLRDYLRSLRKGPD; this is encoded by the exons ATGGCGGATGACAAG GATTCTCTGCCCAAGCTTAAGGACCTGGCATTTCTAAAGAACCAGCTGGAACGCCTGCAGCAGCGTGTAGAAGACGAAGTTAGCAGTGGTGTGAGCCAG GATGGCTCGCTCATGTCCTCCCCATTTCTCAAGGGCTTCTTAGCCGGTTATGTCGTGGCCAAACTGAGGGCTTCCGCAGTATTGGGCTTTGCTGTGGGTACCTGCACTGGCATCTATGCAGCTCAGGCATATGCCGTGCCCAATGTGGAGAAGACATTGAGGGACTATCTTCGGTCATTGCGAAAGGGGCCTGACTAG
- the APBB3 gene encoding LOW QUALITY PROTEIN: amyloid-beta A4 precursor protein-binding family B member 3 (The sequence of the model RefSeq protein was modified relative to this genomic sequence to represent the inferred CDS: deleted 1 base in 1 codon), with the protein MSSLIRMGALRTFVFLVIRPLMSSQLRRDVSGGVGVGASFPEPRSETRTPLADPEACLHAPPLGGRCSSGLSSPSPEIRRLPKLVFVRRPLAWPAQRGWAWGRSSSRGRAGLRLRAGRSRRGTVGAMLGKDYMLAIILVNCDDDLWGDQSLEGEPGLPPGWRKIRDAAGTYYWHVPSGSTQWQRPTWETGDGEEPGTRTEGIWGLRPPKGRSFSSLESSLDRRNSLSWYGEESYIQSMEPGAKCFAVHSLGWVEVPEEDLVPGKSSIAVNNCIQQLAQTRSRSRSQPPDGAWGEGQNMLMILKKDAMSLVNPLDHSLIHCQPLVHIRVWGVGSSKGRDRDFAFVAGDKDSCMLKCHVFRCDVPAKAIASALHGLCAQILSERVGVNGDSPCSSLDPISPEDLPRQVELLDAVSQAAQKYEALYMGTLPVNKAMGMDVLNEAIGTLTTRGDQDSWVPAMLSVSDSLMTAHRIQAEAGAEEEPLWQCPVRLVTFIGVGRDPHTFGLIADLGRQSFQCAAFWCQPHAGGLSEAVQAACMVQYQKCLVASAARGKAWGAQARARLRLKRTSSVDSPGGPLPLPLLKGGVGGAGAAPRKRGVFSFLDAFRLKPSLLHMP; encoded by the exons ATGAGCTCACTGATACGCATGGGCGCCCTGCGCACGTTCGTCTTTCTGGTCATCCGCCCCTTGATGAGCTCACAGTTGCGCCGTGATGTCAGCGGGGGCGTTGGCGTCGGTGCGTCTTTCCCGGAGCCACGCTCGGAAACACGGACCCCGTTGGCGGATCCAGAGGCCTGTTTACACGCACCACCCCTAGGCGGGCGGTGCTCCTCAGGcttgtcctctccctcccctgagaTCCGGCGCTTACCCAAGCTCGTATTTGTGCGGCGCCCGTTGGCCTGGCCAGCGCAGAGAGGCTGGGCTTGGGGGCGCAGCAGCTCCAGAGGTCGAGCTGGGCTGAGATTGCGGGCCGGCAGAAGCCGGCGGGGA ACGGTCGGGGCTATGCTGGGCAAGGATTACATGCTGGCCATCATTCTGGTCAACTGCGATG ATGACTTGTGGGGGGACCAGAGTCTTGAGGGGGAGCCAGGACTGCCCCCTGGCTGGAGGAAGATACGCGATGCTGCGGGTACTTACTATTGGCATGTACCCAGTGGCAGCACCCAGTGGCAGCGCCCAACCTGGGAaacaggagatggagaggaaccAGGCACG AGGACAGAGGGGATTTGGGGACTTCGGCCCCCCAAGGGGAGATCCTTCTCCAGCCTGGAGAGCTCACTGGACCGCAG GAACTCTCTGTCCTGGTATGGTGAGGAATCCTACATCCAGAGCATGGAGCCAGGGGCTAAG TGCTTTGCAGTCCACTCCCTGGGTTGGGTAGAGGTACCCGAAGAGGATCTGGTACCAGGAAAGAGCAGTATTGCAGTCAATAACTGCATCCAGCAACTGGCCCAGACTCGCAGCCGTAGCCGCAGCCAGCCCCCAGATGGTGCCTGGGGCGAG GGCCAGAACATGCTGATGATCCTAAAGAAGGATGCCATGAGCCTGGTGAATCCTCTGGACCATAGTCTGATCCACTGCCAACCTCTGGTGCACATCCGTGTGTGGGGTGTGGGCAGCTCCAAGGGCCG TGACAG GGACTTCGCTTTTGTGGCGGGTGACAAAGACAGCTGTATGCTCAAGTGCCATGTGTTTCGCTGTGATGTCCCTGCCAAGGCCATTGCCAGTGCCCTGCATGGGCTCTGTGCCCAG ATCTTGTCAGAGCGAGTGGGTGTCAATGGTGATTCCCCTTGCTCCTCCCTAGACCCCATCTCCCCTGAAGACTTACCACGGCAAG tggAGCTGCTGGATGCAGTGAGTCAGGCTGCTCAGAAGTATGAGGCACTGTACATGGGGACCTTGCCAGTCAACAAAGCCATGG GCATGGACGTGCTGAATGAGGCCATTGGTACCCTCACCACCCGGGGGGACCAGGATTCCTGGGTCCCTGCCATGCTCAGTGTATCTGACTCTCTAATGACTGCACATCGCATTCAG GCAGAAGCTGGTGCAGAGGAGGAACCACTATGGCAGTGCCCCGTGCGCCTCGTGACCTTCATTGGCGTTGGCCGTGACCCTCACACCTTTGGCCTCATTGCTGACCTGGGCCGTCAGAGCTTCCAGTGTGCAGCCTTCTGGTGCCAGCCCCACGCAGGGGGACTCTCTGAAGCTGTGCAGGCGGCTTGCATG GTTCAGTACCAGAAGTGTCTTGTGGCCTCTGCAGCTCGAGGCAAGGCCTGGGGTGCCCAGGCCCGTGCCCGCCTGCGGCTCAAGCGGACCAGCTCCGTGGATTCCCCAGGAGgtcccctgccactccccctgctcaaaggaggggttgggggtgcAGGGGCAGCCCCTCGAAAGCGGGgtgtcttctcttttcttgatGCCTTTCGCCTGAAGCCCTCTCTGCTCCATATGCCCTAA
- the SRA1 gene encoding steroid receptor RNA activator 1: MAELYVKPGNKERGWNDPPQFSYGLQTLAGGPKRTPLTKRVAAPQDGSPRVSPSQTSPGPPPMGPPPPSIKALGPPPTGNCPASSAEPTNFPVIEAETLLEDVLKPLEEALEDCRGHTKKQVCDDISRRLALLRDQWVGGKLSVPVKKRMALLVQELSSHQWDAADDIHRSLMVDHVTEVSQWMVGVKRLIAEKRNLSSEEETNEEKSTAIAEENQTIPGVQEAP, encoded by the exons ATGGCGGAGCTGTATGTGAAGCCGG GCAACAAGGAGCGTGGCTGGAATGATCCCCCGCAGTTCTCCTACGGGCTGCAGACCCTGGCTGGTGGACCCAAGCGCACGCCGCTCACCAAGAGGGTCGCTGCTCCCCAGGATGGCTCCCCCAGAG TCTCCCCCTCACAGACTTCTCCCGGGCCTCCCCCAATGGGACCTCCACCTCCTTCCATTAAGGCTCTCGGGCCTCCACCCACCGGGAACTGTCCTGCCTCCAGTGCGGAGCCAACAAATTTCCCAGTCATTGAAGCTGAAACTTTGCTGGAAGATGTGCTCAAACCTTTGGAAGAGGCACTGGAGGACTGCCGTGGCCACACAAAA AAGCAAGTATGTGATGACATCAGCCGACGCCTGGCTCTGCTGCGGGACCAATGGGTTGGAGGGAAGCTGTCAGTGCCTGTGAAGAAGAGGATGGCTCTGCTGGTGCAAG aGCTTTCAAGTCACCAGTGGGATGCAGCAGATGACATTCACCGCTCACTCATGGTTGACCATGTAACTGAGGTTAGCCAGTGGATGGTGGGAGTTAAAAGATTAATTGCAGAAAAGAGGAATCTGTCTTCAGAGGAAGAGACCAATGAAGAGAAATCTACAGCCATAGCTGAGGAGAACCAGACAATACCAGGTGTCCAAGAGGCTCCATAA